A region from the Mustela erminea isolate mMusErm1 chromosome 2, mMusErm1.Pri, whole genome shotgun sequence genome encodes:
- the PCDH7 gene encoding protocadherin-7 isoform X8, producing MLRMRTAGWARGWCLGCCLLLPLSLSLAAAKQLLRYRLAEEGPADVRIGNVASDLGIVTGSGEVTFSLESGSEYLKIDNLTGELSTSERRIDREKLPQCQMIFDENECFLDFEVSVIGPSQSWVDLFEGRVIVLDINDNTPTFPSPVLTLTVEENRPVGTLYLLPTATDRDFGRNGIERYELLQEPGGGGGGGGGGGGSGGGGEGRRSGPADSAPYPGGGGNGASGGGPGGSKRRPDAPEGGGGTNPGGRSSVFELQVADTPDGEKQPQLIVKGALDREQRDSYELTLRVRDGGDPPRSSQAILRVLITDVNDNSPRFEKSVYEADLAENSAPGTPILQLRAADLDVGVNGQIEYVFGAATESVRRLLRLDETSGWLSVLHRIDREEVNQLRFTVMARDRGQPPKTDKATVVLNIKDENDNVPSIEIRKIGRIPLKDGVANVAEDVLVDTPIALVQVSDRDQGENGVVTCTVVGDVPFQLKPASDTEGDQNKKKYFLHTSAPLDYETTREFNVVIVAVDSGSPSLSSNNSLVVKVGDTNDNPPVFGQSVVEVYFPENNIPGERVATVLATDADSGKNAEIAYSLDSSVMGIFAIDPDSGDILVNTVLDREQTDRYEFKVNAKDKGIPVLQGSTTVIVQVADKNDNDPKFMQDVFTFYVKENLQPNSPVGMVTVMDADKGRNAEMSLYIEENSNIFSIENDTGTIYSTMSFDREHQTTYTFRVKAVDGGDPPRSATATVSLFVMDENDNAPTVTLPRNISYTLLPPSSNVRTVVATVLATDSDDGINADLNYSIVGGNPFKLFEIDSTSGVVSLVGKLTQKHYGLHRLVVQVNDSGQPSQSTTTLVHVFVNESVSNATVIDSQIARSLHTPLTQDIAGDPSYEISKQRLSIVIGVVAGIMTVILIILIVVMARYCRSKNKNGYEAGKKDHEDFFTPQQHDKSKKPKKDKKNKKSKQPLYSSIVTVEASKPNGQRYDSVNEKLSDSPSMGRYRSVNGGPGSPDLARHYKSSSPLPTVQLHPQSPTAGKKHQAVQDLPPANTFVGAGDNISIGSDHCSEYSCQTNNKYSKQIQDLFQM from the coding sequence aTGCTGAGGATGCGGACCGCGGGGTGGGCGCGCGGCTGGTGCCTGGGTTGCTGTCTCCTCTTGCCGCTCTCGCTCAGCCTGGCGGCCGCCAAGCAACTCCTCCGATATCGACTGGCTGAGGAGGGCCCAGCGGACGTCCGCATCGGCAACGTCGCCTCGGACTTGGGCATCGTGACGGGTTCGGGTGAGGTGACTTTCAGCCTCGAGTCGGGCTCGGAGTACCTAAAGATCGACAACCTCACCGGCGAGCTGAGCACGAGCGAGCGGCGCATCGACCGCGAGAAGCTGCCCCAGTGTCAGATGATCTTCGACGAGAACGAGTGCTTTCTGGACTTCGAAGTGTCGGTCATCGGGCCCTCGCAGAGCTGGGTGGACCTGTTCGAGGGTCGGGTCATCGTACTCGATATCAACGACAACACGCCCACCTTCCCGTCACCCGTGCTCACGCTCACGGTGGAGGAGAACCGACCGGTGGGCACTCTCTACCTGCTACCCACCGCCACGGACCGTGACTTCGGCCGCAACGGCATCGAGCGCTACGAGCTGCTCCAGGAGCCCgggggcggtggcggcggcggcggcggcggcggcggcagcggcggcggcggcgagggcCGGCGCTCTGGGCCTGCCGACAGCGCCCCCTACCCCGGGGGCGGCGGGAACGGCGCGAGCGGCGGCGGCCCGGGCGGCTCCAAGAGGCGGCCGGACGCACCAGAGGGCGGCGGCGGGACCAACCCCGGTGGCCGTAGCAGCGTGTTCGAACTGCAGGTGGCCGACACCCCGGATGGCGAGAAGCAGCCACAGCTGATTGTGAAGGGGGCGCTGGACCGGGAACAACGCGATTCCTACGAGCTGACCCTGCGGGTGCGCGACGGTGGCGACCCGCCTCGCTCCTCTCAGGCCATCCTAAGGGTGCTCATCACCGACGTGAACGACAACAGCCCCCGCTTCGAGAAGAGCGTGTATGAAGCTGACCTAGCCGAGAATAGCGCCCCAGGGACTCCCATCCTGCAGCTGCGTGCCGCGGACCTGGACGTGGGGGTCAACGGACAGATCGAGTATGTGTTCGGAGCGGCTACCGAATCCGTGCGGCGGCTGCTGCGACTGGACGAGACGTCCGGCTGGCTCAGTGTCCTGCACCGCATCGACCGCGAGGAGGTGAACCAGCTGCGCTTCACGGTCATGGCCCGCGACCGCGGGCAGCCCCCCAAGACCGACAAGGCCACGGTGGTCCTTAACATCAAGGACGAGAACGACAATGTGCCGTCCATTGAAATCCGCAAGATCGGGCGTATCCCACTCAAGGACGGGGTGGCCAACGTGGCCGAAGATGTTCTGGTCGACACCCCCATTGCTCTGGTACAGGTGTCCGACCGAGACCAAGGCGAGAACGGGGTAGTCACCTGCACCGTGGTGGGTGATGTGCCCTTCCAGCTCAAGCCGGCCAGCGACACAGAGGGCGACCAGAACAAGAAAAAGTACTTTCTGCACACATCGGCCCCTTTGGACTATGAGACCACCCGGGAATTCAACGTGGTCATAGTGGCGGTGGACTCGGGCAGCCCCAGCCTCTCCAGCAACAACTCCCTGGTTGTCAAGGTAGGAGACACCAATGACAACCCGCCCGTCTTTGGCCAGTCGGTGGTGGAGGTGTACTTTCCCGAGAATAACATCCCTGGAGAGAGGGTGGCCACGGTGCTGGCGACAGACGCCGACAGTGGGAAAAATGCAGAGATTGCCTACTCTCTGGATTCTTCCGTTATGGGGATCTTTGCCATCGATCCTGATTCTGGGGACATCCTTGTCAATACGGTGCTGGACCGAGAGCAGACAGACAGGTATGAGTTTAAAGTTAACGCCAAAGACAAAGGCATCCCAGTGCTGCAGGGCAGCACCACGGTGATTGTGCAGGTGGCTGACAAGAATGACAATGACCCTAAGTTTATGCAGGACGTCTTTACCTTTTATGTGAAAGAAAACTTGCAGCCCAACAGCCCTGTGGGGATGGTCACGGTGATGGATGCTGACAAGGGGCGCAATGCGGAGATGAGCCTCTACATCGaagaaaacagtaacattttttccattgagaatgacacGGGGACCATTTACTCCACAATGTCTTTTGACCGGGAACATCAGACCACATACACATTCAGAGTCAAGGCTGTGGATGGGGGAGATCCTCCCAGATCCGCCACAGCCACAGTCTCTCTCTTTGTGATGGATGAGAATGACAATGCTCCCACCGTGACCCTTCCCAGAAACATTTCCTACACTTTACTGCCACCTTCAAGTAATGTCAGGACAGTAGTAGCTACAGTGTTGGCAACAGACAGTGACGATGGCATCAATGCAGACCTTAACTACAGCATTGTGGGAGGGAATCCCTTCAAGCTGTTTGAGATTGATTCCACCAGTGGTGTGGTTTCCTTAGTGGGAAAACTCACCCAAAAGCATTATGGCTTGCACAGGTTGGTTGTGCAAGTGAATGATAGTGGGCAGCCTTCCCAGTCCACCACGACTCTGGTGCATGTGTTTGTCAATGAAAGTGTTTCTAATGCAACTGTGATTGACTCCCAGATAGCCAGAAGTTTGCACACCCCACTCACCCAGGATATAGCTGGTGACCCAAGTTACGAAATTAGCAAGCAGAGACTCAGTATTGTCATTGGGGTGGTTGCTGGAATTATGACAGTGATTCTAATCATCTTAATTGTAGTGATGGCAAGGTACTGCCggtccaaaaataaaaatggctatgAAGCTGGCAAAAAGGATCACGAAGACTTTTTTACACCCCAGCAGCACGACAAATCTAAAAAGCctaaaaaggacaagaaaaacaaaaaatctaagcAGCCTCTCTACAGCAGCATTGTCACTGTAGAAGCTTCTAAACCAAATGGACAGAGGTATGATAGTGTCAATGAGAAGCTGTCAGATAGCCCAAGCATGGGGCGATACCGATCTGTTAATGGGGGGCCTGGCAGTCCTGACCTGGCCAGGCATTACAAATCTAGCTCTCCATTGCCTACTGTCCAACTTCACCCCCAGTCACCAACTGCAGGAAAAAAACACCAGGCCGTACAAGATCTACCACCAGCCAACACCTTTGTGGGAGCAGGAGACAACATTTCAATTGGATCAGATCACTGCTCTGAATACAGCTGTCAAACCAATAACAAGTACAGCAAACAG
- the PCDH7 gene encoding protocadherin-7 isoform X7, with the protein MLRMRTAGWARGWCLGCCLLLPLSLSLAAAKQLLRYRLAEEGPADVRIGNVASDLGIVTGSGEVTFSLESGSEYLKIDNLTGELSTSERRIDREKLPQCQMIFDENECFLDFEVSVIGPSQSWVDLFEGRVIVLDINDNTPTFPSPVLTLTVEENRPVGTLYLLPTATDRDFGRNGIERYELLQEPGGGGGGGGGGGGSGGGGEGRRSGPADSAPYPGGGGNGASGGGPGGSKRRPDAPEGGGGTNPGGRSSVFELQVADTPDGEKQPQLIVKGALDREQRDSYELTLRVRDGGDPPRSSQAILRVLITDVNDNSPRFEKSVYEADLAENSAPGTPILQLRAADLDVGVNGQIEYVFGAATESVRRLLRLDETSGWLSVLHRIDREEVNQLRFTVMARDRGQPPKTDKATVVLNIKDENDNVPSIEIRKIGRIPLKDGVANVAEDVLVDTPIALVQVSDRDQGENGVVTCTVVGDVPFQLKPASDTEGDQNKKKYFLHTSAPLDYETTREFNVVIVAVDSGSPSLSSNNSLVVKVGDTNDNPPVFGQSVVEVYFPENNIPGERVATVLATDADSGKNAEIAYSLDSSVMGIFAIDPDSGDILVNTVLDREQTDRYEFKVNAKDKGIPVLQGSTTVIVQVADKNDNDPKFMQDVFTFYVKENLQPNSPVGMVTVMDADKGRNAEMSLYIEENSNIFSIENDTGTIYSTMSFDREHQTTYTFRVKAVDGGDPPRSATATVSLFVMDENDNAPTVTLPRNISYTLLPPSSNVRTVVATVLATDSDDGINADLNYSIVGGNPFKLFEIDSTSGVVSLVGKLTQKHYGLHRLVVQVNDSGQPSQSTTTLVHVFVNESVSNATVIDSQIARSLHTPLTQDIAGDPSYEISKQRLSIVIGVVAGIMTVILIILIVVMARYCRSKNKNGYEAGKKDHEDFFTPQQHDKSKKPKKDKKNKKSKQPLYSSIVTVEASKPNGQRYDSVNEKLSDSPSMGRYRSVNGGPGSPDLARHYKSSSPLPTVQLHPQSPTAGKKHQAVQDLPPANTFVGAGDNISIGSDHCSEYSCQTNNKYSKQMRLHPYITVFG; encoded by the exons aTGCTGAGGATGCGGACCGCGGGGTGGGCGCGCGGCTGGTGCCTGGGTTGCTGTCTCCTCTTGCCGCTCTCGCTCAGCCTGGCGGCCGCCAAGCAACTCCTCCGATATCGACTGGCTGAGGAGGGCCCAGCGGACGTCCGCATCGGCAACGTCGCCTCGGACTTGGGCATCGTGACGGGTTCGGGTGAGGTGACTTTCAGCCTCGAGTCGGGCTCGGAGTACCTAAAGATCGACAACCTCACCGGCGAGCTGAGCACGAGCGAGCGGCGCATCGACCGCGAGAAGCTGCCCCAGTGTCAGATGATCTTCGACGAGAACGAGTGCTTTCTGGACTTCGAAGTGTCGGTCATCGGGCCCTCGCAGAGCTGGGTGGACCTGTTCGAGGGTCGGGTCATCGTACTCGATATCAACGACAACACGCCCACCTTCCCGTCACCCGTGCTCACGCTCACGGTGGAGGAGAACCGACCGGTGGGCACTCTCTACCTGCTACCCACCGCCACGGACCGTGACTTCGGCCGCAACGGCATCGAGCGCTACGAGCTGCTCCAGGAGCCCgggggcggtggcggcggcggcggcggcggcggcggcagcggcggcggcggcgagggcCGGCGCTCTGGGCCTGCCGACAGCGCCCCCTACCCCGGGGGCGGCGGGAACGGCGCGAGCGGCGGCGGCCCGGGCGGCTCCAAGAGGCGGCCGGACGCACCAGAGGGCGGCGGCGGGACCAACCCCGGTGGCCGTAGCAGCGTGTTCGAACTGCAGGTGGCCGACACCCCGGATGGCGAGAAGCAGCCACAGCTGATTGTGAAGGGGGCGCTGGACCGGGAACAACGCGATTCCTACGAGCTGACCCTGCGGGTGCGCGACGGTGGCGACCCGCCTCGCTCCTCTCAGGCCATCCTAAGGGTGCTCATCACCGACGTGAACGACAACAGCCCCCGCTTCGAGAAGAGCGTGTATGAAGCTGACCTAGCCGAGAATAGCGCCCCAGGGACTCCCATCCTGCAGCTGCGTGCCGCGGACCTGGACGTGGGGGTCAACGGACAGATCGAGTATGTGTTCGGAGCGGCTACCGAATCCGTGCGGCGGCTGCTGCGACTGGACGAGACGTCCGGCTGGCTCAGTGTCCTGCACCGCATCGACCGCGAGGAGGTGAACCAGCTGCGCTTCACGGTCATGGCCCGCGACCGCGGGCAGCCCCCCAAGACCGACAAGGCCACGGTGGTCCTTAACATCAAGGACGAGAACGACAATGTGCCGTCCATTGAAATCCGCAAGATCGGGCGTATCCCACTCAAGGACGGGGTGGCCAACGTGGCCGAAGATGTTCTGGTCGACACCCCCATTGCTCTGGTACAGGTGTCCGACCGAGACCAAGGCGAGAACGGGGTAGTCACCTGCACCGTGGTGGGTGATGTGCCCTTCCAGCTCAAGCCGGCCAGCGACACAGAGGGCGACCAGAACAAGAAAAAGTACTTTCTGCACACATCGGCCCCTTTGGACTATGAGACCACCCGGGAATTCAACGTGGTCATAGTGGCGGTGGACTCGGGCAGCCCCAGCCTCTCCAGCAACAACTCCCTGGTTGTCAAGGTAGGAGACACCAATGACAACCCGCCCGTCTTTGGCCAGTCGGTGGTGGAGGTGTACTTTCCCGAGAATAACATCCCTGGAGAGAGGGTGGCCACGGTGCTGGCGACAGACGCCGACAGTGGGAAAAATGCAGAGATTGCCTACTCTCTGGATTCTTCCGTTATGGGGATCTTTGCCATCGATCCTGATTCTGGGGACATCCTTGTCAATACGGTGCTGGACCGAGAGCAGACAGACAGGTATGAGTTTAAAGTTAACGCCAAAGACAAAGGCATCCCAGTGCTGCAGGGCAGCACCACGGTGATTGTGCAGGTGGCTGACAAGAATGACAATGACCCTAAGTTTATGCAGGACGTCTTTACCTTTTATGTGAAAGAAAACTTGCAGCCCAACAGCCCTGTGGGGATGGTCACGGTGATGGATGCTGACAAGGGGCGCAATGCGGAGATGAGCCTCTACATCGaagaaaacagtaacattttttccattgagaatgacacGGGGACCATTTACTCCACAATGTCTTTTGACCGGGAACATCAGACCACATACACATTCAGAGTCAAGGCTGTGGATGGGGGAGATCCTCCCAGATCCGCCACAGCCACAGTCTCTCTCTTTGTGATGGATGAGAATGACAATGCTCCCACCGTGACCCTTCCCAGAAACATTTCCTACACTTTACTGCCACCTTCAAGTAATGTCAGGACAGTAGTAGCTACAGTGTTGGCAACAGACAGTGACGATGGCATCAATGCAGACCTTAACTACAGCATTGTGGGAGGGAATCCCTTCAAGCTGTTTGAGATTGATTCCACCAGTGGTGTGGTTTCCTTAGTGGGAAAACTCACCCAAAAGCATTATGGCTTGCACAGGTTGGTTGTGCAAGTGAATGATAGTGGGCAGCCTTCCCAGTCCACCACGACTCTGGTGCATGTGTTTGTCAATGAAAGTGTTTCTAATGCAACTGTGATTGACTCCCAGATAGCCAGAAGTTTGCACACCCCACTCACCCAGGATATAGCTGGTGACCCAAGTTACGAAATTAGCAAGCAGAGACTCAGTATTGTCATTGGGGTGGTTGCTGGAATTATGACAGTGATTCTAATCATCTTAATTGTAGTGATGGCAAGGTACTGCCggtccaaaaataaaaatggctatgAAGCTGGCAAAAAGGATCACGAAGACTTTTTTACACCCCAGCAGCACGACAAATCTAAAAAGCctaaaaaggacaagaaaaacaaaaaatctaagcAGCCTCTCTACAGCAGCATTGTCACTGTAGAAGCTTCTAAACCAAATGGACAGAGGTATGATAGTGTCAATGAGAAGCTGTCAGATAGCCCAAGCATGGGGCGATACCGATCTGTTAATGGGGGGCCTGGCAGTCCTGACCTGGCCAGGCATTACAAATCTAGCTCTCCATTGCCTACTGTCCAACTTCACCCCCAGTCACCAACTGCAGGAAAAAAACACCAGGCCGTACAAGATCTACCACCAGCCAACACCTTTGTGGGAGCAGGAGACAACATTTCAATTGGATCAGATCACTGCTCTGAATACAGCTGTCAAACCAATAACAAGTACAGCAAACAG atGCGTCTACATCCATACATTACTGTGTTTGGCTGA
- the PCDH7 gene encoding protocadherin-7 isoform X4 produces the protein MLRMRTAGWARGWCLGCCLLLPLSLSLAAAKQLLRYRLAEEGPADVRIGNVASDLGIVTGSGEVTFSLESGSEYLKIDNLTGELSTSERRIDREKLPQCQMIFDENECFLDFEVSVIGPSQSWVDLFEGRVIVLDINDNTPTFPSPVLTLTVEENRPVGTLYLLPTATDRDFGRNGIERYELLQEPGGGGGGGGGGGGSGGGGEGRRSGPADSAPYPGGGGNGASGGGPGGSKRRPDAPEGGGGTNPGGRSSVFELQVADTPDGEKQPQLIVKGALDREQRDSYELTLRVRDGGDPPRSSQAILRVLITDVNDNSPRFEKSVYEADLAENSAPGTPILQLRAADLDVGVNGQIEYVFGAATESVRRLLRLDETSGWLSVLHRIDREEVNQLRFTVMARDRGQPPKTDKATVVLNIKDENDNVPSIEIRKIGRIPLKDGVANVAEDVLVDTPIALVQVSDRDQGENGVVTCTVVGDVPFQLKPASDTEGDQNKKKYFLHTSAPLDYETTREFNVVIVAVDSGSPSLSSNNSLVVKVGDTNDNPPVFGQSVVEVYFPENNIPGERVATVLATDADSGKNAEIAYSLDSSVMGIFAIDPDSGDILVNTVLDREQTDRYEFKVNAKDKGIPVLQGSTTVIVQVADKNDNDPKFMQDVFTFYVKENLQPNSPVGMVTVMDADKGRNAEMSLYIEENSNIFSIENDTGTIYSTMSFDREHQTTYTFRVKAVDGGDPPRSATATVSLFVMDENDNAPTVTLPRNISYTLLPPSSNVRTVVATVLATDSDDGINADLNYSIVGGNPFKLFEIDSTSGVVSLVGKLTQKHYGLHRLVVQVNDSGQPSQSTTTLVHVFVNESVSNATVIDSQIARSLHTPLTQDIAGDPSYEISKQRLSIVIGVVAGIMTVILIILIVVMARYCRSKNKNGYEAGKKDHEDFFTPQQHDKSKKPKKDKKNKKSKQPLYSSIVTVEASKPNGQRYDSVNEKLSDSPSMGRYRSVNGGPGSPDLARHYKSSSPLPTVQLHPQSPTAGKKHQAVQDLPPANTFVGAGDNISIGSDHCSEYSCQTNNKYSKQPFRRVTFSVVSQPQDPHQGSLQSCYDSGLEESETPSSKSSSGPRLGALPLPEDNYERTTPDGSVGEAEHMENGVAAITTFPFLPFPHGKTHGRRVLLRPLH, from the coding sequence aTGCTGAGGATGCGGACCGCGGGGTGGGCGCGCGGCTGGTGCCTGGGTTGCTGTCTCCTCTTGCCGCTCTCGCTCAGCCTGGCGGCCGCCAAGCAACTCCTCCGATATCGACTGGCTGAGGAGGGCCCAGCGGACGTCCGCATCGGCAACGTCGCCTCGGACTTGGGCATCGTGACGGGTTCGGGTGAGGTGACTTTCAGCCTCGAGTCGGGCTCGGAGTACCTAAAGATCGACAACCTCACCGGCGAGCTGAGCACGAGCGAGCGGCGCATCGACCGCGAGAAGCTGCCCCAGTGTCAGATGATCTTCGACGAGAACGAGTGCTTTCTGGACTTCGAAGTGTCGGTCATCGGGCCCTCGCAGAGCTGGGTGGACCTGTTCGAGGGTCGGGTCATCGTACTCGATATCAACGACAACACGCCCACCTTCCCGTCACCCGTGCTCACGCTCACGGTGGAGGAGAACCGACCGGTGGGCACTCTCTACCTGCTACCCACCGCCACGGACCGTGACTTCGGCCGCAACGGCATCGAGCGCTACGAGCTGCTCCAGGAGCCCgggggcggtggcggcggcggcggcggcggcggcggcagcggcggcggcggcgagggcCGGCGCTCTGGGCCTGCCGACAGCGCCCCCTACCCCGGGGGCGGCGGGAACGGCGCGAGCGGCGGCGGCCCGGGCGGCTCCAAGAGGCGGCCGGACGCACCAGAGGGCGGCGGCGGGACCAACCCCGGTGGCCGTAGCAGCGTGTTCGAACTGCAGGTGGCCGACACCCCGGATGGCGAGAAGCAGCCACAGCTGATTGTGAAGGGGGCGCTGGACCGGGAACAACGCGATTCCTACGAGCTGACCCTGCGGGTGCGCGACGGTGGCGACCCGCCTCGCTCCTCTCAGGCCATCCTAAGGGTGCTCATCACCGACGTGAACGACAACAGCCCCCGCTTCGAGAAGAGCGTGTATGAAGCTGACCTAGCCGAGAATAGCGCCCCAGGGACTCCCATCCTGCAGCTGCGTGCCGCGGACCTGGACGTGGGGGTCAACGGACAGATCGAGTATGTGTTCGGAGCGGCTACCGAATCCGTGCGGCGGCTGCTGCGACTGGACGAGACGTCCGGCTGGCTCAGTGTCCTGCACCGCATCGACCGCGAGGAGGTGAACCAGCTGCGCTTCACGGTCATGGCCCGCGACCGCGGGCAGCCCCCCAAGACCGACAAGGCCACGGTGGTCCTTAACATCAAGGACGAGAACGACAATGTGCCGTCCATTGAAATCCGCAAGATCGGGCGTATCCCACTCAAGGACGGGGTGGCCAACGTGGCCGAAGATGTTCTGGTCGACACCCCCATTGCTCTGGTACAGGTGTCCGACCGAGACCAAGGCGAGAACGGGGTAGTCACCTGCACCGTGGTGGGTGATGTGCCCTTCCAGCTCAAGCCGGCCAGCGACACAGAGGGCGACCAGAACAAGAAAAAGTACTTTCTGCACACATCGGCCCCTTTGGACTATGAGACCACCCGGGAATTCAACGTGGTCATAGTGGCGGTGGACTCGGGCAGCCCCAGCCTCTCCAGCAACAACTCCCTGGTTGTCAAGGTAGGAGACACCAATGACAACCCGCCCGTCTTTGGCCAGTCGGTGGTGGAGGTGTACTTTCCCGAGAATAACATCCCTGGAGAGAGGGTGGCCACGGTGCTGGCGACAGACGCCGACAGTGGGAAAAATGCAGAGATTGCCTACTCTCTGGATTCTTCCGTTATGGGGATCTTTGCCATCGATCCTGATTCTGGGGACATCCTTGTCAATACGGTGCTGGACCGAGAGCAGACAGACAGGTATGAGTTTAAAGTTAACGCCAAAGACAAAGGCATCCCAGTGCTGCAGGGCAGCACCACGGTGATTGTGCAGGTGGCTGACAAGAATGACAATGACCCTAAGTTTATGCAGGACGTCTTTACCTTTTATGTGAAAGAAAACTTGCAGCCCAACAGCCCTGTGGGGATGGTCACGGTGATGGATGCTGACAAGGGGCGCAATGCGGAGATGAGCCTCTACATCGaagaaaacagtaacattttttccattgagaatgacacGGGGACCATTTACTCCACAATGTCTTTTGACCGGGAACATCAGACCACATACACATTCAGAGTCAAGGCTGTGGATGGGGGAGATCCTCCCAGATCCGCCACAGCCACAGTCTCTCTCTTTGTGATGGATGAGAATGACAATGCTCCCACCGTGACCCTTCCCAGAAACATTTCCTACACTTTACTGCCACCTTCAAGTAATGTCAGGACAGTAGTAGCTACAGTGTTGGCAACAGACAGTGACGATGGCATCAATGCAGACCTTAACTACAGCATTGTGGGAGGGAATCCCTTCAAGCTGTTTGAGATTGATTCCACCAGTGGTGTGGTTTCCTTAGTGGGAAAACTCACCCAAAAGCATTATGGCTTGCACAGGTTGGTTGTGCAAGTGAATGATAGTGGGCAGCCTTCCCAGTCCACCACGACTCTGGTGCATGTGTTTGTCAATGAAAGTGTTTCTAATGCAACTGTGATTGACTCCCAGATAGCCAGAAGTTTGCACACCCCACTCACCCAGGATATAGCTGGTGACCCAAGTTACGAAATTAGCAAGCAGAGACTCAGTATTGTCATTGGGGTGGTTGCTGGAATTATGACAGTGATTCTAATCATCTTAATTGTAGTGATGGCAAGGTACTGCCggtccaaaaataaaaatggctatgAAGCTGGCAAAAAGGATCACGAAGACTTTTTTACACCCCAGCAGCACGACAAATCTAAAAAGCctaaaaaggacaagaaaaacaaaaaatctaagcAGCCTCTCTACAGCAGCATTGTCACTGTAGAAGCTTCTAAACCAAATGGACAGAGGTATGATAGTGTCAATGAGAAGCTGTCAGATAGCCCAAGCATGGGGCGATACCGATCTGTTAATGGGGGGCCTGGCAGTCCTGACCTGGCCAGGCATTACAAATCTAGCTCTCCATTGCCTACTGTCCAACTTCACCCCCAGTCACCAACTGCAGGAAAAAAACACCAGGCCGTACAAGATCTACCACCAGCCAACACCTTTGTGGGAGCAGGAGACAACATTTCAATTGGATCAGATCACTGCTCTGAATACAGCTGTCAAACCAATAACAAGTACAGCAAACAG